TTAGAGCCGACAGGCTGAAAACCTATCGGCTCATCAATCTGTTATTTCATTCAGTCAAAAGCTTTACTGTCAGTTTTGCACCATCTTTGAGACCTTGTTTGTAACCGTGAAGTGCATAAATTGCACATAGGTAGTTCTGGAGTTCTTCAATCTCTGTGTAAATTTCTAAAGCTTCTTTACTCATCAGTTCTTTGAGCTTTGCCTCAAGGATATCAATTTTGCCTGTTGTCTTTAAATACTCTGGGTCTTTTAAAATCTCGTTAGACCTATAGCTTACAAGGTCAACTGTTAGCTGCGAAAAGACTTTTTCAAATACATCATTTGTTTGAGCTTTCTCAATTGTTATCATTGATAAACCGCCTCGCTTTCTGAATTGGATTTTAGAAGTATGTTCTCTGGAATTGTAAAGCCTTTGTCCTGCCAAAACTTGAGTTCTTCATCCAAAGGTGGATATCTGAGCTCTACCAGATTTTCAATACCTTCATTGTGTATACACTCTTTCAAGTACTCAAGCAATATGAGAGTTCTTAAACACTGAGAAGTTTCTCTGTTATTTCCAACTTTGAGGTTCTTTATAAAGACTGATGAGAATAACTCTGTGCCTTGGTCTAAAAATGCAATCAAAAGCTTTCTGTAATCCATATCAATGGCAGAAGCAATTGTAAACCAGTGAGCTGTTTCTAACTCTCTTTTGGTAGCTCTTCTTATAGTGTCAATCAAAATTCCACTTGCATGGGTTACAATCTCGTCCAAAGTCCTGCCTTCAACTGCAAGTTTACAAAGCTTGTCATAGACTGGCTTAGGTATGTTCACTGTTACCTTTGGCATTGTAAAATCTCTCCTTTCACTTAATAATACCTTGAATTGCCTTTGTCTGCTGAAAGTCTATTGCGCTTTTTGAGGTCTTCAAGAAATTCTTTTACCGCTTTTGTCGTTTCCCTTTTGTAGCCTTCAAATACTTTATCATTTAAGTAATCTAAAAATCTTTCAAGTTCTTCAAGGTCAACAACAACCTTTTTGGACATTGAAAACATCTCCTTTCAATTTTAATTTTCTTGTTATCTGAATTTTAAATTTGTGCCATAGTCTGAATGCTGATTTCTTCTTGTTTTTTAGCTGTCCTGTAGAGAGGATAAAGCTCATAGATATATTCATTCGTAAGAGGCTGGGTATAACTTATAACTTGAATAGCAATGTCGCTTTGAGGAAAGCAATTTTTACAGACAAAAGCGCCTATTGCCTCAAAATATGCAAGTTCTTTACTACCGCATACATTACAATTGAAATCTGTGAAAGCTTCTTTTGCTTTTTCAATCTCAATTGGTTTTTTGCTTTTTATGACAAAAGCTTTTTGTCCTACTGGTGCTCTCTTTTTCGTAAACTCTGTATCTAAAACCTTGCTGCCTTTCTTAGGTTCTGTTTTGTTTAGCTTTGCCTCACTGTCCATGTCAAAAAAGCTGATAGAGATACTTTCTCTGAGATTTTTAATTGCTTTTTTAACCTTATCCTTGTCCAAGAATATAAGGGCTGTTTCAATGTCTTTTAATTGCTCCTCTGTTGCATATTTCTTATACTCTCCAATCTCCTGCCAAATTTCTTCACAAAGCTGTGTATATTGAGCTTTTAGCTCTGGATTGCTTTCTATCAATCTTTTTGCACGTTCTAAAGCTTGCTGGTCTCCAAGCTTATAATACTTTTGTTTTAGGGTAGGGAACATTTTAATCACCTCACAGTTTAAACATGTTATTACCAGCGGAATTGGAATTATTTCCAATTAATTACCCTCAAATTTGATTTTGAAGGGTGGTTTTTAGAAGGTAACCAGTAGTACTGGTTACCTTTTTAAAATTTAAAACCATTGTAAATTCCTATGTGCACATTTTTGTGCTCGGGTAACCAGTAAATTTTAAATACATATATACTTTTTTATATTTTTGAGGGTAAAATTTTTCCAATGGTAATTACCAAATATTTCCCCTCAATTTTTATTTTTTATAAAGTATTATTATTTTTACTGGTTACTCTGGTTACTGGGGGTATATAAAAGCTTATATTATCTGCTTTTTAATAGGTAACCAGTAAGGTAACCAAGGTAACCAGTGAGTCCACTAAAGCTTTGAGAATGCTTGAAAAGTCTACTGGTTACCTTTGGACATACCATAATGGGGTATTCTATATAACTTTGCTTTCTTCTTGAGAAGGAAGTTTAATCTCCACAATCCTAAAAACTTTTCCTGCCTTTTTCTTAAGAACAGAGTACCTTTTGCAATCTTTTTCATAGGTAACTTTAATCAAACCTTTTTCTTCCCATGCAGCGTAAACTTTTTTCGGATTGAAATTCATTTCTCGCAAAAGTTTTTCCAACACACTTGGGAAAAATTCTACAACGCCATCTTGCAAAAACCCCCACCGCTCCTTGGCTTCTTCTTCAAAGTTTTTTATATGGGCATTTATCATGTCCAAAATATAGTCATAAGCTCGCTGCCCAATGTCTACTTCCTCTACCCCTTGAAGTTGTTCAGCTATAGCTGATATAACAATTTCTGTTATAGGTTCTGGATGTTTTTCACCAAAGATTAATTTTGATGTAGTCATATCAACTGCACCCACCAATGCTAAAGCCATTGCGTGACTTTGAAGAATTTTAGGATATTTTTTAAGGATTGTGTCAAATAAACTTTGTGATGTAGTTTTGATTTTTTGGATAATGTTTTTATTCTGCTGAATGGTTTTTATCCACTCTCTGCCAGCCCAACCATAGTTGCTTTGGATTACCTCATAGCAAGCCCTTGCCTGTTCTTCATTGTCGAAAGGTTTAAGATTTATCTCTATTGTTCTGGTAAATACACCCTCATTTGAAGTTGTGCTGCTCAGAGGTTCTTCACCTGTTGATAAGATAACAGTGTGCCAAGTACTGAGTGGTTGTAATCCACCACCTTTTGATCCTCTGAGCTTGCCTTTACCCAGTGACAGCATATATACAAGGTTTTCTATAAATTCTTGGTTATTTGCGACTTGTCGCTCATCAATGCCGATAGGTAGGTCATTATAAAAATTTGCAATTTTCTCAAGACCAACTTTAGTGGCATTGAATGTTACAACAAGGTCGTCTGGATTACCCCAAATTGACAGGGCAGCCTTGAGTGTTGCGGTTTTCCCAGAACGACTATCTCCCCATAGGTGAATAAGGAATATTCGTTGATTCAATAACCTCAAAAGAGGTGCTGTAAAAGACGCAGCCATTAGAAATCTAAAGGCTTCGTTATAGCGAAATTCTTTCATTCCTTGCTGCCAAGCTTGGAATGTTCCAGCTGGTATTAAGCCTTCAAATAGAGCATCACTTTGAACAACAATAATGTTTGGTTCATAGGGAATAAACATTTCTTTATACCAACCAAGCTTTTTACTCATAAGTAGAGTAGGTAGTTCTTTAAGATTTGCACTTTCAAAATCATACAGATACTGAACTAATAGCTTTGCATTATTTGAGTTGACAAGAATACCATAGTTAGCAAGTTCTAAAATCTCGCGTGTGCTTACTATTACTCCTTTATCAATTACAATAGAGTTTTTCAAATTATTTGTAAGATAAACAAGTTCAACTTTTTCAAGGTTTGTTTCAATTTCTTTTAATTTTTTACTAATGATAACTGGAGTTTTAGTAACCTCAATAGTAGTAATTTCTTCAGTCTTCTTTGATACATTTTCTTTCAAAATCCCTTCTGGTGTGATATAATACCCCTGTGGAGTATTATATTTGAAATCCACACCAAAGAGATTTTTATTTTGTTTTTCAATATTTATTGGCTTTGCATTTTCTATAATGCTGTTTATTTCTTCAACAAATCTTTCGTGATTACTGTTGTGGTGGATGTGTATTTCGGACACATCCTTAAATTTATCGCTTTGCAGTATAAAGCAAGGTTTATCAAAACCAGTTTCACCTGCAAGTCTTATAAACCTTTCTATAAAAGTTGTCCCACCCCTGTCTGGTTCCTGCCAAATATATACTTTTTCAAACTTCTCTAAGTGTTTAAAATCTTCACATCTTAAATTGCTGGCTCCAGCAATACCCAAAGCTTGATATCCATGATACCAAAGGGTTTGGGTATCACTCTCACCTTCAACAAGTATAATGTAATCCTTATTGAATTCGCTTAGTCGCCAGAGTCCATATGGAACAACCCGCGCACCTTGAACCCAAGCGAACCTTTTTTTGCTACTTGGATAATACCTTTTCCTGATTCCTGCTGTGTTCCCTTGATCGTCCTTGTAATATATGCTTACATATCTTTTGTTGTAATCTTCTTGTTTCATTTCACATATTTTTGTCAAAAATTCGATTGGTAGTTTCTTTTCTTTGCTGTAATCATCTAAAGTATATTTCATTAATTTCTCCTTCTTCTCGTCATCTTTTAATAATCCTGCTTCCTTGAGTAAAATTTTATAAGCTTCTTTCCTGCTTATTTTTTCTATTCTTTCTAAAAACGTGATAGCGTTGCCATTGCCACAACCTGCCTCACATTTCCAACAGCCATTTTGGATTCGGAACCAGAAGCTGTTGTGCTGGTCATCATGAAAAGGACACTGAGCGCTTATTTTATCAGTGCCAGTCTTTTTCATGTTGGAGAGGTATCGACTATAAAACTTCTCATAATCTATATATTTATCTAAATCTACGTTCTTGTATTGTTTTGTCATTGTTTGTTCCTCCTTTTGTTACAAAGCCACCAACACCTTACAACCTCTACTATTCCTATCAAGCCATTCTGCCGATGACCGCACGGAATTAAGTACCTGTTATTTATTCTGGCAAGCCTGTTCATTGACCCAGCGAATAAAAGCTTCTTTGGGTATAAGGATTCGTCGCTGCCCAGCTAAGATTTTGGGGAAGTCTTTTCTGTGGACTAAAGTGAGCATTACGTTATAGCTTATGCCAAGCATTTGGGCAGCTTCCTTAATGCTTATGGTGAGTTTTTCTATTTTGTCTCTTTGAGGTTGGGGATTGTAGATTTCCATTATCCTTGACCTCCTTTATGTTTCGTTATAAAACAAAATAATGTTTCATTCTTCATCTAAATTAATTATAATGTTTCAAATAATATTTGTCAATAAAAATGTTTCATTTTTGCTTATAGAGTGTTATAATGTATTAAAAAGAAGCATAATAGAGGTGATTGATTTGATAGAAGAAAATATTTTTGCTATGCGATTAAAAGAGTTACGTGAAGAAGCAAATTTAACTCAAAATGAATTAGCAGAAAAGCTTGGTATAGGAAGGGCTACCTTGAGTAATTATGAACTTGGTGTGAGAAAACCAGATATTGATACATTACAAAAAATAGCAAATTATTTTAATGTATCAAGTGATTATCTTCTTGGTATGACACCAATAAAA
The sequence above is drawn from the Caldicellulosiruptor bescii DSM 6725 genome and encodes:
- a CDS encoding DUF927 domain-containing protein, which codes for MTKQYKNVDLDKYIDYEKFYSRYLSNMKKTGTDKISAQCPFHDDQHNSFWFRIQNGCWKCEAGCGNGNAITFLERIEKISRKEAYKILLKEAGLLKDDEKKEKLMKYTLDDYSKEKKLPIEFLTKICEMKQEDYNKRYVSIYYKDDQGNTAGIRKRYYPSSKKRFAWVQGARVVPYGLWRLSEFNKDYIILVEGESDTQTLWYHGYQALGIAGASNLRCEDFKHLEKFEKVYIWQEPDRGGTTFIERFIRLAGETGFDKPCFILQSDKFKDVSEIHIHHNSNHERFVEEINSIIENAKPINIEKQNKNLFGVDFKYNTPQGYYITPEGILKENVSKKTEEITTIEVTKTPVIISKKLKEIETNLEKVELVYLTNNLKNSIVIDKGVIVSTREILELANYGILVNSNNAKLLVQYLYDFESANLKELPTLLMSKKLGWYKEMFIPYEPNIIVVQSDALFEGLIPAGTFQAWQQGMKEFRYNEAFRFLMAASFTAPLLRLLNQRIFLIHLWGDSRSGKTATLKAALSIWGNPDDLVVTFNATKVGLEKIANFYNDLPIGIDERQVANNQEFIENLVYMLSLGKGKLRGSKGGGLQPLSTWHTVILSTGEEPLSSTTSNEGVFTRTIEINLKPFDNEEQARACYEVIQSNYGWAGREWIKTIQQNKNIIQKIKTTSQSLFDTILKKYPKILQSHAMALALVGAVDMTTSKLIFGEKHPEPITEIVISAIAEQLQGVEEVDIGQRAYDYILDMINAHIKNFEEEAKERWGFLQDGVVEFFPSVLEKLLREMNFNPKKVYAAWEEKGLIKVTYEKDCKRYSVLKKKAGKVFRIVEIKLPSQEESKVI
- a CDS encoding helix-turn-helix domain-containing protein produces the protein MEIYNPQPQRDKIEKLTISIKEAAQMLGISYNVMLTLVHRKDFPKILAGQRRILIPKEAFIRWVNEQACQNK
- a CDS encoding DUF6809 family protein; the encoded protein is MITIEKAQTNDVFEKVFSQLTVDLVSYRSNEILKDPEYLKTTGKIDILEAKLKELMSKEALEIYTEIEELQNYLCAIYALHGYKQGLKDGAKLTVKLLTE